A window of Candidatus Zixiibacteriota bacterium contains these coding sequences:
- the metK gene encoding methionine adenosyltransferase — protein sequence MIAKDFLFTSESVTEGHPDKLSDRISDEVLDEVLRQDRFGRVACETFVTMGLVIVGGEITTTAYVDIHELVRRVVREIGYVDSSHGFSYDSCAILNAIGAQSPDIAQGVDTGGAGDQGLMTGYACRETKELMPMPIMLAHKLTRRLAQVRKRHILPFLGPDGKSQVTIEYRAGKPHRVECVVISTQHSSDILDRTGKKISKDAVQAIIEKIIKPMIPARLMDRKTRILINPTGKFVIGGPQSDTGMTGRKIIVDTYGGMATHGGGAFSGKDPSKVDRSAAYMARYIAKNIVAAKLADKCTVQLAYAIGVAEPVSLTVFTYDTGKIPDERIAELVHKHFDLTPRGIIKSLKLLRPIYAATSAYGHFGRHEPEFTWEKTDKAARLAKDA from the coding sequence ATGATCGCAAAAGATTTCCTGTTTACATCGGAATCGGTAACCGAGGGACATCCGGATAAACTGAGTGACCGTATCTCGGATGAGGTGCTCGATGAAGTTCTTCGCCAGGACCGCTTCGGCCGAGTGGCCTGTGAAACGTTCGTAACCATGGGATTGGTGATTGTCGGCGGCGAAATCACCACCACCGCCTATGTCGATATTCACGAACTGGTGCGAAGGGTGGTCAGGGAAATCGGCTATGTCGATTCCTCGCACGGTTTCTCTTATGATTCCTGTGCCATTCTCAATGCCATCGGGGCACAATCGCCCGACATCGCACAGGGTGTCGACACCGGCGGCGCGGGTGATCAGGGTCTCATGACCGGCTATGCCTGCCGGGAGACGAAAGAGTTGATGCCGATGCCGATCATGCTGGCGCACAAGTTGACGCGTCGTCTCGCTCAGGTGCGCAAACGGCATATCCTGCCGTTCCTCGGACCCGACGGTAAGTCGCAGGTGACGATCGAGTATCGGGCGGGGAAGCCGCATCGGGTGGAATGTGTGGTTATTTCTACTCAACATTCCAGTGATATTCTGGATCGAACGGGTAAAAAGATCTCCAAAGATGCGGTTCAGGCCATTATCGAAAAGATAATCAAACCGATGATTCCGGCTCGACTCATGGACCGCAAGACCCGAATTCTGATCAATCCGACCGGAAAGTTCGTGATCGGCGGACCGCAATCGGATACCGGCATGACCGGACGCAAAATTATCGTGGACACTTACGGCGGTATGGCAACCCACGGCGGTGGTGCTTTCTCCGGTAAGGACCCCTCGAAGGTGGATCGTTCCGCGGCTTATATGGCGCGTTATATTGCCAAGAATATCGTCGCGGCGAAACTGGCGGATAAATGTACGGTACAACTGGCTTATGCTATCGGTGTCGCCGAGCCGGTGTCGTTGACGGTTTTCACCTATGACACCGGTAAAATACCGGATGAACGGATCGCCGAACTGGTTCACAAACATTTCGACCTGACCCCGCGCGGGATCATCAAATCGCTCAAGCTGCTGCGGCCGATTTATGCGGCGACATCGGCCTATGGGCATTTCGGCCGTCACGAGCCGGAATTTACCTGGGAAAAAACCGACAAGGCAGCCAGACTGGCAAAGGATGCTTGA
- a CDS encoding class I SAM-dependent methyltransferase yields the protein MPDHNHEKNRKAWNEIVRIHYDHPDYCLDEFLRGWSSLKPIELDALGDVNNKTLLHLMCQFGMDSLCWARRGAKVTGVDISDDSIELARKLAAKTHLKAEFIRSDVLDLIGKIDSRFDIVFMSHGVLTWLSDMNKLARVVAHYLKPGGIFFVVDGHPITALYETEDVGYLDKKPVTYSGETDYCDRDYVIQSDLVEFQHPIGEIVNSFIGAGLRIVELNEYDKGYYAVRADWIKRDSYWYPPDGPPRYPLLFSLKAVKP from the coding sequence TTGCCTGACCATAACCACGAAAAAAACCGCAAAGCCTGGAACGAGATAGTCCGAATCCATTACGACCATCCCGACTATTGCCTCGATGAATTCCTCCGAGGCTGGTCCAGCCTTAAACCAATCGAACTGGATGCGCTGGGGGACGTCAACAACAAGACCCTCCTTCATTTAATGTGTCAGTTCGGAATGGACAGCCTTTGTTGGGCGCGCAGAGGTGCAAAAGTCACCGGAGTCGATATCTCGGACGATTCCATTGAGCTGGCCCGCAAACTGGCCGCCAAAACACACCTTAAAGCCGAATTTATCCGATCGGACGTGCTCGACCTGATCGGCAAAATCGACTCCCGATTCGATATCGTTTTTATGTCGCACGGTGTCCTCACCTGGCTGTCCGACATGAACAAACTTGCCAGGGTCGTAGCGCACTACCTGAAACCGGGCGGGATATTTTTTGTGGTCGACGGTCACCCTATCACCGCCCTTTATGAAACCGAGGATGTCGGTTATCTCGATAAGAAACCGGTGACTTATTCCGGCGAAACCGATTATTGTGACCGCGACTATGTAATTCAGTCCGATCTGGTGGAATTCCAGCATCCGATAGGTGAGATCGTGAACAGCTTCATCGGAGCCGGACTGCGAATTGTCGAGCTTAACGAGTATGATAAGGGCTATTATGCCGTTCGAGCCGACTGGATCAAGCGGGACAGCTATTGGTATCCGCCGGACGGCCCGCCCCGCTATCCCCTGTTGTTCTCACTCAAGGCGGTGAAACCCTGA
- a CDS encoding LptF/LptG family permease, with amino-acid sequence MKILTRYILREHIGPFIFAFLTITFLLVIDLVPKIVDNVIDKDLELSVVLELIALNLAWMLALSVPMSVLVATLMAFGRLGGDFEITAIKASGINLLRVIFPLMIAAGVIMVGMIQFNDRILPDLNKRARLLWGDISAMRPTLVFRSGAFITDLPGFLVLIDKIDHTTSRVEGVHITETKDREKPRIITAKYGFLEMTEHNTNMRFTLYNGEIHSLDLKDPANYRRVDFQNYVINVSDARDELVRSESEHRNDREMGIADMQAKVDAAAESMNPFREQINSSIAARVDLILSDTLIYNGPETDDSTQAYQHVRDQAALLSRLVERSETHIQGQAKTVSKYDLEIYKKYALPAASVAFILIGAPLGIMARKGGMGVAIAISIVLFILYWAFLIGGEDLADRRLMSPFWAMWAANFLMSAIGLYLIFIVVTERPLLLFSNIKK; translated from the coding sequence ATGAAGATTTTAACCAGGTACATACTCCGCGAACATATTGGGCCGTTCATATTCGCCTTCCTTACGATTACCTTCCTGCTGGTGATCGACCTGGTTCCTAAAATCGTCGACAACGTCATCGACAAAGACCTCGAATTGAGTGTGGTTCTTGAGTTGATCGCTCTCAACCTGGCCTGGATGCTGGCATTGTCGGTACCGATGTCGGTACTGGTGGCCACGTTGATGGCCTTCGGGCGTCTCGGTGGTGATTTCGAAATCACCGCCATCAAAGCTTCCGGCATCAACCTTCTGCGGGTGATCTTCCCCCTGATGATTGCCGCAGGCGTGATTATGGTCGGGATGATTCAGTTCAACGACCGCATCCTCCCGGACCTGAACAAACGGGCGCGTCTGCTGTGGGGAGATATTTCCGCGATGCGCCCCACCCTAGTTTTTCGTTCCGGAGCGTTTATCACCGACCTGCCCGGCTTCCTGGTATTGATCGATAAGATCGACCATACCACCTCACGAGTGGAGGGAGTCCATATAACCGAGACGAAAGACCGCGAAAAGCCGCGCATTATCACGGCCAAATACGGCTTTCTGGAAATGACCGAACACAACACCAACATGCGTTTTACCCTTTACAACGGCGAAATCCATTCGCTGGACCTCAAGGATCCGGCGAATTACCGCAGGGTTGATTTCCAGAATTACGTCATCAATGTTTCCGATGCCCGCGATGAACTGGTTCGTTCCGAAAGCGAACACCGTAACGACCGCGAGATGGGCATCGCCGACATGCAGGCCAAAGTCGATGCCGCCGCGGAATCAATGAATCCCTTTCGCGAGCAAATCAATTCATCCATAGCTGCCCGCGTCGATCTGATCCTGTCCGACACCCTCATCTATAACGGACCCGAGACCGATGACAGCACTCAGGCTTACCAGCACGTTCGCGATCAGGCGGCTCTGCTCTCTCGCCTGGTCGAACGTTCCGAAACACACATCCAGGGACAGGCCAAAACGGTCAGCAAATACGATCTGGAGATTTATAAAAAATACGCCCTGCCGGCGGCCTCGGTAGCCTTCATCCTGATCGGCGCCCCGCTCGGCATCATGGCTCGCAAGGGCGGCATGGGAGTGGCGATCGCCATCTCTATCGTCTTGTTCATTCTCTACTGGGCATTCCTCATCGGCGGCGAGGACCTGGCCGACCGGCGGCTGATGTCGCCGTTCTGGGCAATGTGGGCGGCGAATTTCCTGATGTCCGCTATTGGATTGTATCTGATATTCATAGTTGTCACCGAGCGCCCGTTGCTGTTGTTTAGCAACATAAAGAAATGA
- a CDS encoding sugar phosphate nucleotidyltransferase: MKVIIPVAGVGTRLRPHTLSKPKPLLRVAEKTILSYVLDPLLALNPEEVIFVIGHKGSQIRQFVEENYDFKATFVWQDRLLGLGYAVQQGLLHVGDGPVLVILGDTIVECDLKELIRHKENILGVRQVDDPQRFGVAEVKDGMVVSLQEKPAEPRTNLALIGLYYFYDSSELKQALNDLVVSGRRTRGEIQLTDALETMIDNGARFRAFEVKQWYDCGKKEAVLATNRHFLMKLPPTSPPEGVTIVPPVYIAPGAKVSESVIGPYVSIADGAEVHRCIIKNSIISTGASIDNAVIERSLVGMNTTVKGTSQVLNVGDSSEVDYD; this comes from the coding sequence GTGAAAGTTATAATTCCGGTGGCCGGTGTCGGGACACGCCTGCGGCCGCACACATTGTCAAAGCCGAAGCCGCTTCTTCGCGTTGCGGAGAAGACTATTTTGTCCTATGTGCTGGACCCGCTTCTGGCCTTAAATCCCGAAGAAGTTATTTTCGTTATTGGCCATAAGGGGAGTCAGATTCGGCAGTTCGTCGAGGAAAATTACGACTTCAAGGCGACTTTTGTCTGGCAGGATCGCCTTCTCGGACTTGGTTATGCCGTACAGCAGGGATTACTCCATGTCGGCGACGGCCCGGTGCTCGTTATTCTTGGGGATACGATTGTCGAATGCGACCTGAAGGAACTGATCAGACATAAAGAGAATATCCTGGGAGTGCGACAGGTCGATGATCCCCAACGATTCGGAGTGGCCGAAGTCAAGGACGGCATGGTCGTAAGCCTGCAGGAGAAACCAGCCGAACCCAGGACCAATCTGGCTTTGATCGGTCTTTATTATTTCTATGATTCCTCCGAGCTTAAACAGGCTCTTAACGACCTGGTCGTATCCGGTCGCCGAACCCGGGGAGAGATACAGCTCACCGATGCCCTCGAAACGATGATCGACAACGGTGCTCGTTTCCGGGCTTTTGAAGTGAAGCAGTGGTACGACTGCGGTAAAAAAGAAGCGGTGTTGGCGACTAATCGTCATTTTCTGATGAAACTGCCTCCGACTTCTCCCCCTGAAGGAGTGACAATCGTTCCGCCGGTGTACATCGCTCCGGGGGCGAAAGTGTCCGAATCGGTGATTGGACCGTACGTGTCGATTGCCGACGGCGCCGAGGTGCACCGCTGTATTATCAAGAATTCAATTATCTCGACCGGAGCCAGTATCGACAATGCCGTGATCGAACGTTCCCTGGTCGGGATGAATACCACCGTGAAAGGGACTTCACAGGTGCTCAATGTGGGTGATTCTTCGGAGGTCGACTACGATTAG
- a CDS encoding LptF/LptG family permease has protein sequence MIKKLDRYLIKAFLSSLTVVTLAVGLTIIVINAVEELQDFIDHDVPLLSILEYYFYFGGWVIKSFMPMFVLLATLFSISILARRNEILAMKACGRSLYRLTAPILLMSILIAAGHFYYNEYVFPPANQRRVEIKEFVIEKRSRQAINRVSNIYRQISKGYFYTIAVFNVDRGEGSDIRIYKAEGGRISEITTAPKIEYVDHRWIATDAVVRTFDPKRGESYHEQAVLILDDIKEKPTDFSKRIGKPEDMGYDELKDYIELMKRTGGPYAREAVDLKVKISYPISSCIVVLLSIPFASNPRRGGIAVSIAVGAGISLAYFVLFRTLQSAGYSEKIPQELAVWGVNGLFFIIGLTSLIAARK, from the coding sequence ATGATAAAGAAACTCGACCGTTACCTCATAAAAGCTTTCCTGTCCTCACTGACTGTCGTGACTCTGGCGGTTGGCCTGACGATTATCGTCATTAATGCCGTCGAGGAATTGCAGGATTTCATCGACCACGATGTTCCGCTGCTTTCGATCCTGGAGTATTACTTCTACTTCGGCGGCTGGGTGATCAAATCGTTCATGCCGATGTTCGTGCTCCTGGCGACTCTTTTCTCGATATCGATTCTCGCCCGACGTAACGAGATTCTCGCCATGAAAGCCTGCGGACGGTCATTGTATCGCCTGACAGCGCCGATTCTGTTGATGTCGATACTTATCGCCGCCGGCCATTTTTATTACAACGAATACGTTTTCCCTCCCGCCAATCAACGACGAGTCGAAATTAAGGAATTCGTGATCGAGAAACGCTCGCGACAGGCGATCAACCGCGTAAGTAACATCTACCGGCAAATCTCCAAGGGATATTTCTACACCATCGCGGTCTTTAACGTCGATCGCGGCGAGGGATCCGATATAAGAATCTACAAAGCTGAAGGCGGTCGCATTAGCGAGATCACCACTGCCCCCAAAATCGAGTATGTTGATCACCGCTGGATAGCAACCGATGCCGTCGTACGCACTTTCGACCCGAAACGAGGCGAATCGTACCACGAACAGGCGGTTTTAATCCTCGATGATATCAAGGAAAAACCGACTGATTTCAGCAAGCGGATCGGTAAACCGGAAGACATGGGTTACGACGAACTCAAGGACTATATCGAACTGATGAAACGAACCGGCGGCCCCTACGCTCGCGAGGCGGTCGATCTGAAGGTAAAAATCTCTTATCCGATCTCGTCCTGCATCGTCGTTTTACTTTCGATCCCGTTCGCCTCTAATCCGCGGCGCGGCGGGATTGCCGTCTCGATAGCCGTGGGCGCCGGCATTTCTCTGGCGTATTTCGTACTGTTCCGTACTCTTCAGTCGGCCGGATATAGTGAGAAAATACCTCAGGAGCTGGCTGTCTGGGGTGTCAACGGTCTCTTTTTTATCATTGGCCTGACTTCATTGATTGCAGCAAGGAAATAG
- the clpX gene encoding ATP-dependent Clp protease ATP-binding subunit ClpX, with amino-acid sequence MPRDTDQSRVPRRCSFCGKPAGQVRRLFSGYESFICDECVELCSDLLHNAPESATPETIGVPPTPAEIKNFLDQYVIGQEHAKRTVAVAVYNHYKRINSQFEAKLAGHKADADDVELEKSNILMLGPTGTGKTLIARTLAKFLKVPFTIADATVLTEAGYVGEDVENILVRLFQAANFSQQKTERGIIYIDELDKIARKDGNPSITRDVSGEGVQQGLLKILEGTVANIPPKGGRKHPEQAFVQINTSNILFICGGAFDGLDKIIARRMGRNVVGFEAEKTYINDSSPDIYDHVLPVDLINFGLIPELVGRIPVSAALKPLSEEALLSILTEPKNALTKQYAKLLEMEGIKLKFDKAALKAAVEIAQERKTGARALRSIFESAMLDIMYDAPSMPETAEIVITAATIKNGKKPKIITHSEKKKAG; translated from the coding sequence ATGCCCCGAGACACCGATCAATCCAGGGTGCCGCGCCGTTGTTCATTCTGCGGCAAACCGGCCGGACAGGTACGCCGGCTCTTTTCCGGTTATGAGTCGTTTATCTGTGACGAGTGCGTTGAACTGTGCAGTGATCTGCTCCACAACGCTCCCGAATCAGCTACCCCCGAGACAATCGGGGTACCGCCGACTCCGGCTGAAATCAAGAATTTCCTCGACCAGTATGTAATAGGTCAGGAACATGCCAAACGAACTGTCGCGGTAGCCGTTTATAACCACTACAAACGGATCAACTCCCAGTTCGAGGCGAAACTTGCCGGTCATAAGGCCGATGCCGACGATGTCGAACTCGAGAAATCCAACATTCTTATGCTCGGACCGACCGGAACCGGTAAAACCCTGATCGCCCGCACCCTGGCCAAATTCCTCAAGGTACCGTTCACCATTGCCGACGCCACGGTGCTCACCGAGGCAGGTTATGTCGGCGAGGATGTCGAAAACATCCTGGTGCGCCTTTTCCAGGCGGCTAATTTCAGCCAGCAAAAAACCGAACGCGGCATTATCTACATCGACGAACTGGACAAAATCGCCCGCAAGGACGGCAATCCCTCGATTACCCGCGATGTCTCCGGCGAAGGCGTTCAACAGGGTCTGCTCAAAATCCTCGAAGGCACCGTCGCCAATATCCCTCCCAAAGGGGGACGCAAACATCCGGAACAGGCGTTCGTGCAGATCAACACCAGCAATATCCTGTTCATCTGCGGCGGAGCTTTCGATGGTCTCGATAAAATTATCGCTCGTCGCATGGGGCGCAATGTGGTCGGGTTCGAGGCCGAGAAGACCTATATCAACGACAGCTCCCCGGATATTTACGACCATGTCCTGCCGGTCGATCTGATCAACTTCGGTCTGATCCCGGAATTGGTCGGGCGTATCCCGGTCTCAGCCGCATTGAAACCGCTCTCGGAAGAAGCTCTCCTCAGCATTCTCACCGAGCCGAAAAACGCCCTTACCAAGCAGTATGCCAAGCTGCTCGAGATGGAAGGGATCAAGCTGAAATTCGATAAGGCCGCCCTGAAAGCAGCCGTCGAGATCGCTCAGGAGCGTAAAACCGGCGCTCGCGCTCTGCGTTCTATCTTCGAATCGGCCATGCTGGACATTATGTACGATGCGCCGTCGATGCCCGAGACAGCCGAGATTGTTATCACGGCCGCCACGATCAAAAACGGCAAAAAGCCCAAGATCATAACCCATTCTGAAAAGAAGAAGGCCGGTTGA
- the clpP gene encoding ATP-dependent Clp endopeptidase proteolytic subunit ClpP, whose product MDDKLLNNYLVPMVVEQTGRGERAYDIFSRLLKDRIIFIGSPIDDQVANLVIAQMLFLEAEDPEKDIFVYINSPGGSVTAGMAIYDTMQFIKPDVTTTCMGIAASMGAFLLTAGTKGKRAALPNSRVMIHQPLAGTQGQVSDIVIMTEEFSRTKKRLNDLLVHHTGQPLERIEKDTDRNFFMSPEEAKEYGIIDKVYEFQRQEK is encoded by the coding sequence ATGGACGACAAGCTTTTGAATAACTACCTGGTGCCAATGGTGGTCGAACAGACCGGCCGGGGCGAGCGGGCTTACGACATATTCTCGCGACTGCTCAAGGACCGGATCATCTTCATCGGTTCACCGATCGATGATCAAGTGGCCAACCTGGTGATCGCCCAGATGCTCTTCCTCGAAGCGGAAGACCCCGAGAAAGATATTTTCGTGTATATCAACTCACCGGGTGGTTCGGTAACGGCCGGCATGGCGATTTACGACACGATGCAGTTCATCAAGCCGGATGTCACCACCACTTGTATGGGTATCGCCGCCTCCATGGGCGCTTTCCTGCTCACGGCAGGAACCAAAGGAAAACGGGCCGCCCTGCCGAACAGCCGCGTGATGATTCACCAGCCGCTGGCCGGCACTCAGGGACAGGTTTCCGATATCGTCATTATGACCGAGGAGTTCAGCCGAACCAAGAAGCGCCTGAACGACCTCCTCGTCCACCACACCGGACAACCGTTGGAACGAATTGAAAAAGACACCGACCGGAACTTCTTCATGTCACCGGAAGAGGCTAAGGAATACGGCATCATTGATAAGGTGTACGAGTTCCAGCGCCAGGAAAAATAG
- the tig gene encoding trigger factor: MKSEVKETEGLLREVTVQIPVEAVNSEMEKQFAQLRKEVTLKGFRKGKAPMDRIKGMYEQQVKAEVVEELIRKTYPDAVREHQLRVASHPTVTEADFDDSGAFIYTAQVEVFPEIGNIVYNDLKVKLPKIEVKDEDVDEFVDAMRKGAAELRVVNREVQESDVVVADLKKLLDPQLILDSDLYEDEEIDLENAATVNEFRDNLQGMKSGESKDIEVVYPEDYPDEKFAGASIKYNVTVKNVKERILPEINDDFAKMTGQAETVLELRIKIREELKNRIDKNHDRNKRGQLIEQMCTQNEIPVPGGLVESYLDKVVEDFKRRYSEIDETKLRDNYRSVGERTIRWNMILQKLAQQENIEVLPSDVENRIKMFADNYQMSVEEAKQALANAGTIDDIKDSITEEKVLDFLVGKATVEHTEPNKG, from the coding sequence GTGAAATCCGAAGTCAAGGAAACTGAAGGCCTCCTCCGCGAGGTGACCGTTCAGATCCCGGTCGAAGCCGTAAACAGCGAGATGGAGAAGCAGTTTGCCCAACTTCGCAAGGAAGTCACCCTTAAGGGATTCCGCAAGGGCAAGGCCCCGATGGACCGGATCAAGGGGATGTACGAACAACAGGTCAAGGCCGAAGTAGTCGAGGAATTGATCCGCAAGACCTATCCCGATGCCGTGCGGGAGCATCAACTTCGGGTTGCCTCACACCCCACCGTAACCGAGGCCGATTTCGATGACTCCGGGGCATTCATATACACCGCCCAGGTAGAAGTGTTTCCGGAAATCGGCAACATCGTCTACAACGATCTCAAGGTGAAGCTGCCGAAAATCGAGGTCAAAGACGAGGATGTAGACGAGTTCGTCGATGCCATGCGCAAGGGCGCCGCGGAACTGCGTGTAGTCAATCGCGAAGTACAGGAAAGCGATGTGGTCGTCGCCGACCTGAAAAAACTCCTCGATCCGCAGTTGATTCTCGACTCGGACCTTTATGAGGACGAAGAGATCGACCTCGAGAACGCCGCCACCGTGAACGAATTCCGCGACAACCTCCAGGGCATGAAGTCCGGTGAAAGCAAGGATATCGAGGTGGTCTATCCCGAGGACTACCCGGACGAGAAATTCGCAGGCGCTTCCATCAAATACAACGTCACGGTAAAAAATGTCAAAGAGCGGATTCTTCCGGAGATCAACGATGATTTCGCCAAAATGACCGGTCAGGCGGAAACCGTGCTGGAACTTCGGATAAAAATCCGTGAGGAATTGAAAAACCGTATCGACAAGAACCATGATCGCAACAAGCGCGGCCAGCTAATTGAGCAGATGTGCACCCAGAACGAGATTCCGGTTCCGGGCGGCCTGGTCGAAAGTTATCTCGATAAGGTGGTTGAGGATTTCAAACGCCGGTACAGTGAAATCGACGAAACCAAACTGCGCGACAACTACCGATCGGTCGGAGAACGCACAATTCGCTGGAACATGATCCTGCAAAAGCTTGCCCAGCAAGAAAATATTGAAGTTTTGCCCTCTGATGTCGAAAATCGGATTAAGATGTTTGCCGACAACTACCAGATGAGCGTCGAAGAAGCCAAGCAGGCTCTGGCGAACGCCGGTACAATCGACGACATCAAGGACTCCATTACGGAGGAAAAAGTTCTCGATTTCCTGGTCGGAAAAGCAACGGTGGAACACACCGAGCCGAATAAGGGCTGA
- the ahcY gene encoding adenosylhomocysteinase, protein MKRDVADIKLAAKGKDKIEWAERNMPVLRLIRERFKKEKPLKGINLACCLHVTTETANLMRTLKAGGANAALCASNPLSTQDDTAAALVKEYGIPVFAVRGENNKTYYKHIHQALDFKPHITMDDGADLVSTLHTDRKELAAGVLAGTEETTTGVIRLRAMAKSDSLLFPVIAVNDSKTKHFFDNRYGTGQSTIDGILRATNMLLAGSVVVVAGYGWCGRGVALKAKGMGAEVIVTEVDPVRGIEAAMDGFRVMPMSRAVAVGDLFVTLTGDINVIRMEHFRRMKDGAIVANSGHFNVELDLTSLNKACKKRRVVRPNVEEYVLNGKRIFVLGEGRLINLTAAEGHPAMVMDMSFANQALAAEYVVKNHKKLERRVYTVPEKIDNQIAALKLKSMGISIDRLTPEQRKYLASWEMGT, encoded by the coding sequence ATTAAACGTGATGTCGCCGATATCAAACTGGCGGCTAAGGGAAAAGACAAAATCGAATGGGCTGAACGGAACATGCCGGTGTTGAGGCTGATCCGGGAGCGCTTCAAAAAAGAGAAGCCACTCAAAGGGATCAATCTGGCCTGTTGTCTGCACGTCACTACCGAAACCGCCAACCTGATGCGGACACTCAAAGCCGGCGGCGCCAACGCCGCCCTCTGCGCTTCGAATCCGCTCTCGACACAGGACGATACCGCGGCGGCGCTGGTGAAGGAATACGGCATTCCGGTTTTCGCCGTACGGGGCGAGAACAACAAGACCTATTACAAGCACATTCATCAGGCCCTGGATTTCAAGCCGCATATCACTATGGATGACGGCGCCGATCTGGTGTCGACCTTGCACACTGATCGCAAGGAGTTAGCGGCGGGCGTGCTGGCCGGGACGGAGGAGACCACGACCGGGGTAATCCGCCTGCGGGCAATGGCAAAATCCGACTCACTGCTGTTCCCGGTGATCGCCGTCAACGATTCCAAAACCAAGCATTTCTTCGACAACCGTTACGGCACCGGGCAATCCACTATCGACGGGATTCTTCGCGCCACCAACATGCTCCTGGCCGGGTCGGTCGTGGTCGTGGCCGGTTACGGCTGGTGCGGTCGCGGCGTTGCGCTTAAGGCCAAGGGAATGGGTGCGGAGGTAATCGTTACCGAAGTTGACCCGGTACGCGGGATCGAAGCGGCGATGGACGGTTTTCGGGTGATGCCGATGTCGCGGGCGGTGGCGGTCGGCGACCTGTTCGTTACCCTGACCGGTGATATCAATGTCATTCGCATGGAACATTTCAGGCGGATGAAGGACGGCGCCATTGTAGCCAACAGCGGTCATTTCAATGTCGAACTGGATCTGACCTCGCTCAACAAAGCCTGCAAGAAGCGGCGCGTGGTGCGTCCGAACGTCGAGGAATACGTACTGAACGGCAAGCGGATTTTCGTTTTGGGCGAAGGCCGTTTGATCAATCTGACTGCCGCCGAGGGCCATCCGGCCATGGTGATGGATATGTCGTTCGCCAACCAGGCGCTTGCGGCCGAGTACGTGGTGAAGAATCACAAAAAACTCGAACGACGGGTGTACACGGTGCCGGAGAAAATTGACAATCAGATAGCAGCGCTCAAGCTCAAGTCGATGGGCATTTCCATCGACCGCCTCACCCCGGAACAGCGCAAGTACCTCGCCTCCTGGGAAATGGGGACTTGA